Proteins encoded within one genomic window of Macaca thibetana thibetana isolate TM-01 chromosome 3, ASM2454274v1, whole genome shotgun sequence:
- the C3H21orf62 gene encoding uncharacterized protein C21orf62 homolog, with protein sequence MAPPRRHCLLLISALGIFALNCFTKGQKNSTLIFTKENTIRNCSCSADIRDCDYSLANLMCSCKTVLPLAVGRTSYNGHLTIWFTDTSALGRLLNFTLVEDLKLSLCSANTLPTEYLAICGLQRLRINMEAKHPFPEQSLLIHSAGDSDSREKPMWLHKGWQPCMYISFLDMALFNRDSSLKSYSIENVTSIANNFPDFSYFKTFPMPSHKSYVVTFIY encoded by the coding sequence ATGGCACCACCTCGCAGGCACTGTCTCCTTCTGATCAGCGCTCTGGGCATCTTTGCACTTAACTGCTTCACCAAAGGTCAGAAGAACAGCACGCTTATCTTCACAAAGGAAAACACCATTCGGAACTGCAGCTGTTCTGCGGACATCCGGGATTGTGACTACAGTTTGGCCAACCTGATGTGCAGCTGTAAAACTGTCCTGCCCCTTGCGGTGGGGCGAACCAGCTACAATGGCCATCTGACCATCTGGTTCACGGACACATCTGCACTGGGCCGCCTGCTGAACTTCACGCTGGTCGAAGACCTGAAGCTTTCCCTGTGCAGCGCCAACACTCTCCCCACTGAATACCTGGCTATCTGTGGTCTGCAGAGGCTGCGCATCAACATGGAGGCCAAGCATCCCTTCCCAGAGCAGAGCCTACTCATCCATAGTGCTGGGGACAGTGACTCCAGAGAGAAGCCCATGTGGTTACACAAAGGCTGGCAGCCATGTATGTATATCTCATTCTTAGATATGGCTCTTTTCAACAGGGACTCGTCCTTAAAATCATATAGTATTGAAAACGTTACCAGCATTGCCAACAACTTTCctgacttttcttattttaaaacctTCCCAATGCCAAGCCACAAAAGCTATGTTGTCACATTTATTTACTAA